caaaaaccgacatgtccaccttcttggtaagcattggccgccaaAGTGTTTCGttattttttctttccatgttgtttcgcatgattcactgtgttgatctaactgtttgggtatgtcttcttgtttgcaaacagagaattcctagagtaacgagggagttgttcaacaatccgggcgacagcggccaagtttctcttaccatgcgcagccttggtgtgaatgaacctgctcaatataccgtaagtacaaaggatggttgcatgatgattgatgctaaaggatggtcaaggttcaaatctaaatcatatcttgcggtaggggatgatctcaaaatctaactttctcggcaaggagagctggtccaaatcaactttgaaattctttagtagcagcacgcaactgccgaactgatctatcctctgagagattttgatgtaataatctggcatggtgaaaaaagtgtcatgtgtgtataagtaatatgacagtattatttatcacatggtatatcgttgatagaattgcaactctcactgctggttaggaactgtcgtttgatttcattccaacagctgtcgtgctttattcaattttgtatattcgccttgcgacaggatctaaaaccagcgccgtaccgatcgcttgcaatatgaaaagcgctgaggtagaacacatgggcccccaaacatgcagggtgggcctgcggcccaaagtccagaactgtgAGCCAGTCCGAgaattatattctcagctgaacccccataatgcctgtgcattgcacataacatcaagatgcatttgtatgagtattttatcttgtgagagaaaaggatgaacgagggaaggccttatttgcaaatgtggagaggtgtgtgggtacctttttgcaaaattgccatagtttccttcctatccgtcaaatatatatcagatggcctatattgcaggatgggaggcacaccatcatcaccaactcgtctatactgtgttaaaaacaactctgtttttataattatatatgttatatatattccccttgatttttcttatgtataaagttgtgctataaaagatttgtatatttctttacagagggagtatctctctgtcaaaaatatatttttgtgtaactagttactcctgtctttctacttcctttcgctgatatgtggggcatccggcaacggggtcaagtgccatatgcacaaattagagtgcacaactgcacggtagacacaccccggtcgtagcgctgcagtaatgcccaatgagccatcaaatcacaaccccccttccagatttagcagtaagctggacggacgaagcggcaatatttcactgggcctgaatccccttctcccccgtctacttgttcagagaaaaccccctctcggcgattgcatagggttttctcatggagaaccaggtacgaattcttcatccatccccgataaatccaagtcccttggtcgcgggtaatcctaggatggcagccgccgccgttgatgcatttttcttcctactgaatctagtgtgtttcatttgtagtgcccaaagtgcgaggaccctacatgtttctgcgccctcggcgagacgccacacttgttccttctcatcctaacacagtatgttcctagaatcctcttttctatccgggagggtggggtttttttgaacatgttgtcgactaatttggaaatttggattgctatatttggataaaaggtactaccagtacgatggtcaacactgacatgaaggaggaagttatttctagatttggatagggaatacattgtgttctcatattatttttcctgcagtgccttatttgctctgccagaacacatgtactcaagatgctcggccttgccataactgaatacaccagtttaatggtcacagtgaagacaagccatggatataagttccgagttgggttcatgaaccaagaagatcactgcttttttatggccgaacttggataaactttctcaagtgttacggactgaaagttggcgcacgaatgttgatggaaatagcagaacctggtctcatcttcactgcgatcttccaccccgacgtcgttccaattgttcatccatgttagttttgtatctggttcttgcttattGCCTCGATTACtccttaatccacctattctgtctaactaatcacaatttaactttagaagtagcaacaaatctctcacgaagatgctacttctaactaatattttcttataattggtggcacgtgtaggttttttcagagttaagcacgctgctcgtttgttattctgtaacaactcggctgttactgatggcactgaagttgactgggacgacatccacaagttcctacactttattgatcgtcttgaggtccttgtggggcgtttcaatggtggaaggccacgtgagatatgtgtgccactgctgcactcgttgaacaggtccaactgtgtcgagaaacttatggtacgagctgttttctgttatatatgttgttcataaactattgcttatacacagttttacagctgtgatcttcttgaaacaggaaatgcccagttctattgttcctatacagatgcctgaccatggtcgggtcagacttgcgcttggtcacaacatgatgtttatgtcgacctactccattcctcttggaggtgaaaagatacttattcatgggtggtctcaaataatgaaggcccgtccaccttggagaataggacagaagattatgttcctgcttttccatggctctaaagcgaatatcctgtttattgaccacattgcgagatgaagccgctttcagaaggttgtggatgcgtggggtggcgcctgggccttgtcctggggcttggcggcctcacccttggttgtaggcaaagtagcactgttcgaggcgtgctttgtacggttgaacctatataagtactcatactgctttcagctatggttgttaagtgcccctgctggtttcagttaaggttgttaagtactcctgctgcttttacagtctgtcgtctttcttcagtcctgtcttcctccagccgccaaaaccaaaccagcgccggcggggccacctgcttccgcctcccatggctggctgtgcctcagcgcacgcatcgccgccccaccgtctcctaaatcgttaacgccgacgtccgaggcctcgccgtcgtcctccgcgcgctttggtgcgctcgccgcagcgccgccctctcgcgttgtcaacatggtcaacaaacaacaggaatcggtagaagtacgtggagaggatgacagtacgggcccaccatgtgagcgtatggaaaaataaaatgcttcctcctagtgttttcctgacatctgagacccacgacattgtgagcgtatatagtcaatagacaagagaacagcacaagatcggctaacacctgggacgtagctgctcgagcagtacttttttttgttattgttgagacggagcagggtttgaactgggctgtggcccgtctagcccaggcttatattttatgttcaccatgtgaccagcccagctattttttctttgtgaaaatgagcccagtttattttttctgaagaatacccaatccaggcctacttatttttctacgccctgatgggctgcaactctttcaagacgcctgaaaatcttgaaagtaatatgaaatgggttgtaaatataaaaacagatgacaaattggcaattactttataatttctgaattttttcacattttcagattcctatttcactgggcattaacctaatttaaatatatcttcaaagtactttaaatctggctcgacatttcggtattaaaaatagtttggaacccacagaaatatgcaaaattggccctggccaaccaaaaaagggactgcaataaattgcataagaagtcacagtgagctatatataaattattaaaaaaaaggaacggtctgacttatgggcctattaagttgacgcgtatgcatgattttttagttattatatacgtcaacaaacgattccagcagacgtaaccgttggatgtcaatccaacggccgttgtgtttcttcaatctctgatcttcttgctccagccgccaaatccagcgccggcgggactgcctgctcccgcctcccgtgtaggcctcaccgccccctactactcccaccgctggccagggcatccctctactcacccacaccccctgttattatgcgacgacggcagcctcacaccgcaaccgaaccagtgaaccctcgtactcctctccgcgtgggcatccactaccgcgtcttccccggctacgcgtcgtccccttcctaggcctcgccatcatccaccgccctggtgctctcagcacggcgtggtcaatgtggtcaaggaacgacttccatcggaagagcactatcgtggagaggctgacagctgggtccacggcagccgcaaggaagtgcctccttattacacggaaaataattattcctccacctgacagcagggacccaccggacgggccatcgtatttggcgaaaaaaacgttttccccctgactgctgggacccaccggacgggccaccgtatttcgtgaaaaaaatgttccccctgctgtcagctcggacccaccggaagtacctccatattacgcacaaaaaaatgaatactccccctgctagttgggacccaccttggtgggaggctgacttgtgggcctactaagttgacggggacagagtgctttgtcaacttagtcaatatgaacgattctagctccagtgatcgtacgatgtctatctgatggtcgtagtgcttcttcaacctctggtcttcttgctccagccgcccaaagcagcgccggtcgtgtcgcatgctcctgcctcccgtcgccggttgtgatgccgcggaggcctacccgccccctactactcccaccgctggccaggtcatccctctactcacccacaccccctgttattctgcggcgatggcagcctcacaccgcagtcgaaccagtgaaccctcgtactcctctccgcatgggcatccactgccgcgtcttccttggcttcgcgtcgtcccctttctaggcctcgccgtcgtccaccgccttcgtgctctcggcgcggcgtggtcaatgtggtcaacgaccgacttccatcggaagagtactgtacgtggagaggctgacagctgggtccacggcagccgcaaggaagtgcctccttattacgcggaaaataattattcctgcacctgacagcggggacccaccggacgggccatcgtatttcgtgaaaaaaacgtttccccccggactgctgggacctaccagctacatcttcgcacgcaaggaagtgcgtccgggcaaaaaataacgattcgccccctgactgctgggacccaccagctacatcttcgcacgcaaggaagtgcctgacagtcgggacccacctggtcgaagcgtacgtagcgttgtcattctggtcgcgaacgtgtacgtacatactggtcgatgtagaggcgcgcacgtgtcgtagtagaggcgcgcacgtagcatgtacacgtacgtacagcggccagggtgcaagaaagtaaatgcggccacgtacgtacatacgggcggggtttcgaacgcctactcgcgcgtacgtacggccagggctcgtgtacatggcttggtcggaacggagaaactgcgtcgtcgtcgtgttcatggggaggcaacggaatgcgtcgtgttcatcgggaggcaacagaacgcgtaggagccaaccggcttggacggaacagccgatggaaacgaggcctggcgtaccgcagaagggaggaaacggccttgtgttcgaccggccacattcgaaacgggatcctgttcatcaggaggggtctggcgtaccgcaaaccagaggaaacggacctcctacggtcgaaacgggggtcctgttgatagggaagggtgtggtgtaccgcaaaatggcggaaacggacttgtgttggagcgctacggtcgaaacgggggtcctgttcatcgggaggggtgtggcgtaccacaaaacgggactcctcgggatactgttcatctccaccgtcgaccccctccagcctccacgggctactgttcatccaccgtcgaactcctccagcctccacctgcgaccgttcatccacgggctcctgttcatccagcctccaccgcgcgctactccaccggctattgttcaaccagccctctccacgggctcctgttcaaccacccctccacgggctactgttcatccagccccccaccgtctactgttcatccaaccctccgcggggtggtcctgttcatccagccctccacggggtcctgttcatccagccccaaccggctcgatcggtcggggtcctgttcatccagaggcaacaccacggggcccTTTTCATCCACCCCCACNNNNNNNNNNNNNNNNNNNNNNNNNNNNNNNNNNNNNNNNNNNNNNNNNNNNNNNNNNNNNNNNNNNNNNNNNNNNNNNNNNNNNNNNNNNNNNNNNNNNNNNNNNNNNNNNNNNNNNNNNNNNNNNNNNNNNNNNNNNNNNNNNNNNNNNNNNNNNNNNNNNNNNNNNNNNNNNNNNNNNNNNNNNNNNNNNNNNNNNNNNNNNNNNNNNNNNNNNNNNNNNNNNNNNNNNNNNNNNNNNNNNNNNNGTAgtatcgatcagcttcagttagcagcagtatcgaaggaatcgctcgatctggtttagttaacagccatcgatcgatcgctcgggttcagtaagcgtagcctgcagtgcaatcgctcgggttcagttagagcccaacgcctcgcacccacgtgcgtgcgtgtacgagatAAACGCGTATCGCTCGgcaccgaccacccaccgtaaccgggaacaccccgatattttcctcgccctcgcttctaccacggttttttccgtcatggacggcccaaagaatgtcatgcagctgcgtctccggcctgcccaggacgaaaaggccatttctgtcatgatttttggtcatagaagtaggaccccaccatatctatgatgataccgggtttgtcacaattatcatcatagaagtgtcataagtatgacaaaaaaaaattcgttcggcccaaaatgtcatggatgtgtcttttttttgtagtgaccattgtttgccttccactgcagcaattccagtgtggtaccgagctttgtgttgccatcttcgcaatttgggtacaacccttttttgtgatcctctaacatgcgatcgaacttcaacttctccttttcactttcgcattgcctctttgcatcaacaatgacccggcgaagatcatcgggcacatcgtctggttcctcttgatcttcagcttcccccattgcagcatcactgtattcagggggcacatagttgtcatcatcctcttcttcttcgttgttttccatcataacccctctttctccgagCTTGGTCCAAAcaatatagtgtggcatgaaacccttgataagcaggtgggtgtgaaggatttttcggtcagagtaagacttcatattcccacatatagggcatggacaacacataaaaccattctgcttgttttcctcagtcacttcgagaaaattatgcacgcccttaatgtactcggaggtgtgtctgtgaCCGTACATTCATTGCatgttcatctgcgtgcattatatataattaagtgtgtcaaaaaccattacagaatatCATGAATacagaagtgaccaaattaatagaagttcatcatcacattaaaacgaaagtacagtagtgatcaaatgttattactgaaaaattaatacataaagttcatacatatatagttctcattgaacaacatatatatagctctctagagcatctaattaaaccatacattgaaactatgtaaaacatttcaatgcaacaacaaatgcgataataatcgcaactaaggtagaaattgatccaacggcataataataccaagcctcggtatgaatggcatattttctaatctttctaatcttcaagcgcattgcatccatcttgatcttgtgatcatcgacgacattcgcaacatgcaactccaatctcatcttctcctcctcaattctttttaattttttattcaggtaattgtttttttcttcaactaaatttaacctctcgacaatagggtcggtcggaatttccggttcacatacctcctagataaaaacatctatgtcacgttggtcgacataattgtcataaacactaaatgaaccaaatagttataaaatataatatataccacatctgatcatagacaggacgagggccgacggaggtggataccaaaaccatcgcactatataataacaaacaataataaaagtaagaaaattatgcaagtatctatctaaatcatacaagtaagaactttttttattttagaaagaagataagaacaagaggctcaccacggtggtgccggcgacgagatcagcgcgggcgatcgacggcggtgaggacggggacgggacaggacggaccgccaaacctagacaaatcttgagaaaaattggagtttggacaaggagctttgagaggagaaagcttaagtgtggctcggacatttcatcgaacacctcatgtgcataggaggtgagctagagcaccacaaagctctcccacgaccggccaaaaaaacagagcagtgcactgctctgctcgcgggcaGGGGGTATATATAGGTCACTCTTTAGCCCCGGTTCGTGgctaaaaccgggactaaaggaacacatttggtcccggttccagacatgaaccgggaccaatgggcctcgctcctggcccaacaacctttaatcccggttcgtggctggaaccgggaccaaggcccccgaggcccggccggcgccctggcctcacgaaccgggactgatgcccccattggtcctggttcgtaggggaaccgggattaatgcccttttcaggcctggaccatagccatgttttctactagtgcttagcTTTCGAGTTGCCTTAAGAACATGTCTGGGAACCCAGTGAATATGTGCACCGGATGTGACCATGCTTCTCCAATTGTTGGATGGAGAAGTGATGGCCATGATCTGTTGACTCTTGCCATATTAAACACATTGTATTTCCTTAAAATCAACCTTTGGTATTTTTGCTATGAAACCAAGTTTTGATACAAAACTAAGTTTCATGAAGTCTTGGATATGGAAGTAAGTTTCATCAACTTTTTAGATGTGaaacatgatgaaacttgtgtATGGATTATCAAGTTTTAGATGAGATAACTTGTTGGGTTGATTTTCTGAGTTGAGATGGATTGCAGGTTGATATTGGTAAAAAAATATAAGGTTATATTTCCTAAAAATAGCAGCAACCAAAACCCCAAAGAGCTGGGGTGCACAATGATTTTGATAAAATACAAGGTTATTTATGTAAATAAGCAGCCACCCAACTTGCGTTGAATCTTGCTCGTCGCTTTTTCATCCAATGGCCTACTAAAAACCATAGGCACGGTGCACTGGATACATTCTCCTGATGATTTTATATCCAAGCCCAATCAAACATAGTCATACTCGGCGTCTTAAAGTGGTGATTGGTAAGCTAATGACACGACAATGATGTAAATCCATGCACATTCTACATGAACACCATGAATCATTCTTTCTCGGTAACTCCAATAAGTGGGTTTTCAAGAAATGTGTAACCGAATGTCATGTGTAAATTTCAACATTGACGTAATCTGCATCGTCCCACCATCGACCTTGTCGTCTCGGACCCGTGTCCTCAAATTTGATTCCGGAAATCTTTTTAGCGTATGTAAATTGCCGAAACGGTTTCCAGTTCCGTGGATCAAACCAAAATTTGTGCCGACTAAATCGAATCACGTGTCAACAAAAGTTTAACGAAGGTTTGAGTGAATCTTGTCTGAAACGTGGCCGAGCTTATGTTTCGGCCGAACATGTTGGCACCCACGCACATGTCTGATGTGTGTACGCCCTGGTCGAGACAAAGAGGAGTCCCGGCAAGTTGTACCACGCCACAGACGTACGCCGGGGCCACGTCGCTTTTTACGTTGGCCGTTCGCTGTCACGGGGCGATCAGGCAGATCACCAGCCGTTAAAATTTCTCGTCAGAGCAAGCGATCGAGCCGGCCGCCGTTATATACCACGCGCCCCAGAGCCTTCCCTTGAGCACACTGCACTCCGCAGCCCGCACCACACCAACCAGCAGCACTGCTCTCCTAGCTAGTGCCGGCCACTCGAGCGAGCAAAGCCGCTGCTTCTGTCGGCGGCAGGTAGGTGGCGCCGTGCGTGCGTGAGCTGGTCGGCCggcgaggatgatgaggacggtggcggcggtggcggtggccgtgctgctggcggcggcggtggcggcggaggcgagcgaGCTCAAGGTGGGGTACTACGACAAGAGCTGCCGGGGCGTGGAGAACGTGGTGAAGTGGCACGTCGCCAGGGCCATCAAGGCCAACCGCAAGAGCGGCGCCGCCCTCGTCCGCCTCatcttccacgactgcttcgtcagGGTACGTACGCCGCCCGCCGTCGTCTCTCTCTCTGTCACTCCGGCCGGCGCGCCACTACTCTGCTCTTTAACCACACGCCCGGCCACTGCTGTCGAGCTAGCAAAAGTACCTCTGCAACGTCCTCCAGAACAGTAGCTCTGGTTAGCTAGCTAGTAAGAGCAGTTTGTCCATGTCTGCTGCATTTTCTACTTTACATGATGCATGCACAGTGACTTAGCTCGTGATCCACAATGTCGCAGCACATTCGTACACGATGCACACACCGATGTTTTGCTCGTCGAGACCGTGACACTAGACCCCACGTGGCACCGAGcgtgctactccctctgtcccgaaATATATGTCGCTGGACATATattttgggacaaagggagtagataccaacttttattttctgtttgttaaCAAGATACTCTTGTACCGTTTTGCATGCGTTGAGCTAACCAGCTCACCAACAAGTTTAACTAGTCATAGATCACCCCCGGAAGGACGACAGCTCAAATTATAGATGAAAATGCTtgcgatgtactccctccgtccacaaATGCAAGACCATTTTAACACTACGATAGTATCAAAAATGGCCTTACATTTTGGGACGAAGGGGGTACAATTGGATTCGAAACTAGAATGTATATATATTCTGAAACAGCCAATCAGTGAAATGGTTATTAGTTAAGGACGGAGTTATCTCGACAGTTAGGAACCAGCATAAGTTTCAAAGTAGTCCCAGATGTTAGGCTAGCGGAGTAGTTGGTTTGTGCGTCATTGTCATCGCCCGGATGTGAATCATGGAAGCACGTCACTCCTAGTAGCCACTATACTTAACTTGAAAACAGTTGAACGGCTAGCTAGCTTCCGTGCGCTAGCTGCTCACCAGACAGCATGGCGAGCACAAAGCTTGCACAGCTAGCCCAGCTGATGCCGAGGATAACACTTGCGCAGCCGAACCGATGCCGCCGGAATGCGATGCTTTCCTTGGACATGTAGACATCTAATCGTTTCGAGCTATCTAGGCCGCTCGCCTTTCACTTTGCTAGGACCCGGCATCACTGTGCTGCCCATTGTCATTATCTTTGGCTCTCTTCCTCtgctttttttcttctcttttctgcTTTTCTTCCGTGTGCCCGGTGTCGTTGCCTTTTGTCATTTCTCTGCTTTTAATTCCCCATGTGCCTGATGATGATACGCGCGATAAGAGGCTATATTGACAATCCGCGGTTATGCGTTGTCATCATAGTAGTCATTTAGATTTTTCTTCGAAACTTTGTGAATGATTGGATTACTTTGGACGATAAATTCTAAGGATCCGCGGTTAGGCATCGTGTCCATAGCTATCCAGCATGTGGAATTTTCTTGGTAAGAGTCATGTTGTGCTTTCCATTCCCCTAAGTAGGCAGGCAGCCAGGCACCCCTATTAAGAGGAGTGTACAATGCGAGTACAATACTCGACAACAAAAGGGCGGTTTTTAGTTTTTGTTTGGCAACCTAGAATAGATAAGGTCCTTACTTGTAGCATCCATACTTGACTACTAGATGCCGGTACTTGATGGGTGTTTCTCTTCTCAATATACAACTAGCTCTAAAAAGGTAGGTATAAAGTAGGTAAAGCGTGGATGATGATTGTGATATACTTTGTAATATACTGTCTTTGAGCATCAACTAGTGTAAACAAATCTTGCATTGTGTATATTCTATAACCAGGATAGGAATGTAGTAGTACTAGACTTGGTTAGCTTTTCCCTTGTTCTTTTGCCATccaaagaaaacaaagaagaaaggCAAGCTATACACTGTAAAGAGAAAGAGAAAGCGCACCTATATCAAAGATCAATAAATCAAAGATCAATAATTGGTTGCACCAGTGCTCAATCCATCCTCCCAAGTTCAAATGATCTGTTGAAAACCTCCTACTGGTACTATTTGTATTTAAGAGTAATTAATAGGTAATGGATTATAGGTGGAAAACATTAAACATGAGTGCCCTTTTCATCTGAAAATGAAGGTGCATACAAGTCTTCCCGAGATGGTCCAGCTATCAGTACGTAACTAATTAGACTAATCGATAATTATTGCCCAATAATGCACATTGCCGACATTACATTCGGAGTAGTACATGTCTGTCCAACAACTAAAAGGTAATCAGCACATTTCAGATCCGGATCGTGCTATAATAATGCTTTGCAAGTACCGACGAAATGACTTCCCATGCACACTTCAGCTGTGTGATTGGTTAAAATGCTTGGTTTGTCCCATCAAAGCTAACGACTTGTGCTAGTAACGACCATGCTTAGTTAGTTCATGCTTGATTATGTGCTACTCAATCTGTTGGAGTACGATCAACTGGATAACTGACGGACGGAGCGTACATACGTGCAGGGCTGTGACGCGTCGGTGCTGCTGGACCCGACGCCGGAGAACCCGCACACGGAGAAGACGGCGCCGATCAACATCGGCCTGGCCGCCTTCGACCTGCTCGACGACATCAAGGCGGCGGTGGAGGACCGGTGCCCCGGCGTCGTCTCCTGCGCGGACATCCTCATCTTCGCCGCCCGCGACGCCGCCAGCCTGCTGAGCAACGGCCACGTCCACTTCGACGCCCTGGCGGGGCGCCTGGACGGCGTGCACTCCCACGCGGCGGAGGCGCAGCAGGACCTCCCGGACTCCACCTTCACCATCGCCGAGCTCATCCAGAACTTcaagcgcaagaacttcaccatcGAGGAGCTGGTGATCCTGTCCGGCGCGCACGCCGTGGGCGTGGGCCACTGCTCGTCGCTCCGCGCCCGGCTCACGGCGCCCGCCGACCAGATCCTCCCGGCCTACCGGGGCCTCCTCGCCGGGAAGTGCGCCAAGGGCCCG
This DNA window, taken from Triticum aestivum cultivar Chinese Spring chromosome 1D, IWGSC CS RefSeq v2.1, whole genome shotgun sequence, encodes the following:
- the LOC123180333 gene encoding peroxidase 2 — its product is MMRTVAAVAVAVLLAAAVAAEASELKVGYYDKSCRGVENVVKWHVARAIKANRKSGAALVRLIFHDCFVRGCDASVLLDPTPENPHTEKTAPINIGLAAFDLLDDIKAAVEDRCPGVVSCADILIFAARDAASLLSNGHVHFDALAGRLDGVHSHAAEAQQDLPDSTFTIAELIQNFKRKNFTIEELVILSGAHAVGVGHCSSLRARLTAPADQILPAYRGLLAGKCAKGPDPIVPNNIRDEDAGAVAATIPGFLPKLRKVKDFLDNSYYHNNLARIVTFNSDWQLLTEKEARGHVHEYADNGTLWDEDFSDSLVKLSKLPMPHGSKGEIRKMCRFVNHH